ACGAGGTGATCCTGCGGCATCGCTCGAATCCTGCGTCCGTTTATGCCGTCACGGAGTGACCCGAAGAGTCCGCGTTCGGACATGTCCATCGAACAGTCGGGATAACTTAGGCTATCTTCTCATCAAAGGAGTTTCCGCGATGACCAACGGATTTGCACAAGCACAAACCAGCGACCAGGCGAAGGAGCGACCCTACAGAAAGAGCCCTCTGGCGCAGTCCGGTTCCATGCCCTTCAATCCCCACGTCTTTCTGACGCAAGGCGGGGAGGGAAGAACCATTCTACGGTGTCACAAGCAGCAGGTTCTGTTTGCGGAAGGAGATATGGCCAATGAGGTGTTCTACATTCAGGATGGGCTAGTCAAGCTCACGGTCCTGTCCACGCAAGGCAAAGAGGCGGTCGTCACCATATTGGAAGGCGGAGACTTCTTTGGCGAAACCTGCCTCACCGGGCAGAGGACATACCCGTCGACCGCCACTTCCCTGGGCGCCTCGACTATTGTGCGTATCGACCGGACCGCCATGAGCCGGGCCCTCCGCAACGAGCCGGCATTCTCCGAAATGTTCATGGCTCATCTCGTGACCCGCAATCTTCGCCTCCAGGAAGACTTGATCGATCATCACTTTAATACAGCCGAGAGGCGGCTGGCGCGGCGGCTCCTGTTGCTCGCTCACTTTGGGAGCGACAAGAAGCAGAAGCCCGTGATTCCCCCTATCAGCCAGGAAACGCTTGCCGAAATGATCGGCACAACACGATCCCGAGTCAGTTTTTTCCTCAATCGATTCAAGAAGCTCGGCTTCATTGAATACCGGCACAATGCCGGCCTGCATGTGCATGGGGCGCTTCTCAATGTCGTCCTTGCTTCTTAATCCAACCTGCAGGTCTCTCCAGACGCTCATTGATTTGGCGAATCGACAAGACACCGGCTGGAGAGCTAAGAGCTAATCGCGCCTTGAGGCGTGAGCGGAACCCCCACGCCGGT
This portion of the Nitrospira sp. genome encodes:
- a CDS encoding Crp/Fnr family transcriptional regulator is translated as MTNGFAQAQTSDQAKERPYRKSPLAQSGSMPFNPHVFLTQGGEGRTILRCHKQQVLFAEGDMANEVFYIQDGLVKLTVLSTQGKEAVVTILEGGDFFGETCLTGQRTYPSTATSLGASTIVRIDRTAMSRALRNEPAFSEMFMAHLVTRNLRLQEDLIDHHFNTAERRLARRLLLLAHFGSDKKQKPVIPPISQETLAEMIGTTRSRVSFFLNRFKKLGFIEYRHNAGLHVHGALLNVVLAS